A genomic window from Chelonoidis abingdonii isolate Lonesome George chromosome 26, CheloAbing_2.0, whole genome shotgun sequence includes:
- the LOC116828509 gene encoding keratin, type II cytoskeletal 75-like: MNRKFSSKSGSGARGFSGRSATTTITSSGNRAGFSSSSLSRIGRRSGGYSGGFGSRSLHNLGGNKSTSIRIGGGGFRSVGLGFGGGGSFGGGGFGGAGYGGGGGFGGSSGFVSSGYVSGGYGVGGGYGGGGFSGGRTGPVWSPGGIQQVTVNPNLLAPLNIEIDPEVQKVKVQEREQIKTLNNKFASFIDKVRFLEQQNKVLETKWDLLQQQGTTITKIPIDPLFDAYINNLRRKLDSLVTDRGRLDGELRNMQDLLEDFRKKFEEEVHRRTSAENEFVVLKKEVDAAYMKKMELQAKVDSLIDEINFLRAVYEAELAQMQGEIRDTNVILQMDNSRDLDLNSIIAEVKAQYEDIANRSRAEAEAWYQSRYQELQVTATTHDEDLKVTRNEIAEVSRVIQRLKSEIDSVKKQIAGLQTAIADAEQRGELALKDARGKLADLQNALQTTKDELARLLRDYQELMNVKLALDIEIATYRKLLEGEECRMSGEYADPVSISVVSNTTSVAGSGGGVGSGYVLGGGGGGRGSGLSLGGGGLGLGIGSGSGFGIGGKSGISVGGSGIGLGGSSFGYGGGVTSGGGSSSSIKYVSTSSSSSKKLIR; encoded by the exons ATGAACAGGAAGTTCAGTTCTAAGTCTGGGAGTGGGGCTAGGGGTTTTAGTGGCCGCTCTGCAACCACCACCATCACTTCCAGTGGCAACAGAgctggcttcagttcatcttCGTTGTCTCGCATTGGGAGAAGAAGTGGAGGGTACAGTGGTGGTTTTGGCAGCAGGAGCCTCCATAACCTGGGCGGAAACAAAAGCACTTCCATCCGCATAGGGGGTGGAGGCTTCCGGAGCGTGGGGCTTGGATtcggtggtggtggcagctttggtggtggtggatttggtggtgctggttaTGGTGGTGGTGGCGGATTTGGTGGCAGCAGTGGATTTGTCTCTAGTGGGTATGTCAGTGGAGGATATGGGGTCGGTGGGGGATATGGTGGCGGAGGCTTTAGTGGCGGCAGAACTGGTCCTGTTTGGTCTCCTGGCGGCATCCAGCAAGTCACCGTGAACCCCAACCTCCTGGCACCCCTCAACATCGAAATTGACCCGGAGGTCCAGAAAGTGAAAGTGCAGGAAAGAGAGCAGATCAAGACCCTCAACAACAAATTTGCATCATTCATTGACAAG GTTCGATTCCTGGAGCAGCAGAATAAGGTGCTGGAGACCAAATGGGACCTCTTGCAGCAGCAGGGCACCACCATCACTAAGATTCCTATTGACCCCCTTTTTGATGCATATATCAATAATCTGAGGCGGAAGCTAGATAGCCTAGTGACTGACAGAGGTCGGCTAGATGGAGAGCTGAGGAACATGCAAGATCTCCTGGAAGATTTCAGAAAGAA ATTTGAAGAGGAAGTCCACAGGCGCACATCTGCAGAAAATGAATTTGTGGTGCTCAAAAAG GAAGTGGATGCTGCctacatgaaaaaaatggaactTCAAGCAAAGGTGGATTCCCTCATCGATGAGATAAACTTTCTGCGAGCTGTCTATGAAGCG GAACTAGCTCAGATGCAAGGAGAGATCAGAGACACCAACGTTATCCTGCAAATGGACAACAGCCGAGATTTGGACCTGAACAGCATTATTGCCGAGGTCAAAGCTCAGTATGAAGACATTGCTAACAGGAGCCGGGCTGAGGCGGAGGCTTGGTACCAAAGCAGG TATCAAGAGCTTCAGGTCACGGCCACGACACATGATGAAGACCTGAAGGTCACCAGGAATGAGATCGCTGAAGTGAGCCGGGTGATCCAGAGGCTGAAATCTGAAATAGATAGTGTGAAAAAACAG ATTGCTGGGCTGCAAACGGCAATTGCTGATGCTGAGCAACGTGGGGAGCTGGCCCTCAAAGATGCCCGGGGTAAGCTCGCTGATCTTCAGAATGCCCTTCAGACCACCAAGGATGAACTGGCTCGTTTGCTGCGTGATTACCAGGAGCTGATGAACGTCAAGCTGGCCCTGGATATTGAGATCGCCACCTACAGGAAACTGCTGGAGGGAGAAGAGTGCAG GATGTCTGGAGAATATGCTGATCCTGTGAGCATCT CTGTGGTCAGCAACACTACCAGCGTAGCTGGCAGCGGTGGCGGAGTTGGAAGCGGATACGTCCttggtggaggaggtggaggtcgTGGAAGTGGCCTCAGTCTTGGTGGAGGTGGTCTTGGCCTTGGAATTGGCAGTGGGAGTGGTTTTGGAATTGGTGGCAAAAGTGGCATCAGTGTTGGTGGAAGTGGGATTGGTTTAGGAGGAAGCAGTTTTGGCTATGGAGGGGGGGTCACCtctggaggaggaagcagctcTAGCATAAAATATGTCTCGACATCCTCTTCATCAAGCAAAAAGTTAAttagataa